In Planctomicrobium piriforme, the genomic window CCTGAAGCATCTCCATTGAGACCCCTCCGCAGCTATAAGCCACTGCCATCAGCGGAAAGGAAAGAATGACCAGGCACAGCATGGGTATTACGCGACTCAACAGCTTTTGCAGCAGAATTGCCCACGGTTTTATCGGCGTCAGCAGCAACAACGTCAGCGTGTCCCGCTCTTTTTCCGACGTCAGCGTGCTCGCCGCCATTGCCGGCATGAAAAGACAGATGCCCACGAACTGTAGCCAGACGATCCGGGAGAACATTCCCATTCCCTGACCGAGCCTGCTGGAGGCATCGGTCGACAGGCCGCCGTCTCCATAAAGAATGAGCAGGCCGCCGCTGAAGAGGATGCCTGCATACACCGTCCTGAGCACATAGGTGCGACGGCGGTTGGCGAGCTCTGTCAACTCTTTTTCGAGCAGCGGAAACCAGGTTGATGTTTTGTGCGATTTCAATGGAAACCCTTTTCATCCGTCGATTCGACAGTGCATTGAGAAATTCATCGTTTCGTCACGCGGTTTTGCCTTCTGTCAGCTTCATGAAGGCGGTTTCCATGTCCATCGCTTCAGGTTGAAACATGCGAATACGGCATCCAAGTCGATACATGGCGTCGAGCAGGTCTTCGGCTTCCAGTTCTTCGGCCCGCAGACGAATCGCGAGCCGATCAGTTTGACGTTCAACGCTGGCCAGGCCGCGAATCAATTCGATTTGTTTCACCAGGTCATCTGTGAGATTCAAAACCTGCACGTGCACCATCTGCAGCAGGCCCAGATTGCGGTAAATGTCCTGCAGGGACCCTTCGGTCACCATTTTTCCAGCTTCGATGATGCCAATTCGGGTACAAAACTGTGCGAGTTCATGCAGAATGTGACTGGAGATGACGATCGTTTTTCCCATCTCTTTCAAAGCTTTGAGTAACTCCCGAATCTCGATCCGCGCACGCGGATCGAGACCGCTGGCCGGTTCATCCAGCAGCAGGAGATCGGGATCGTGGAGAAGAACTCGTGCCAGAGACAGTCGCTGCTTCATGCCGCGGGACAGTGAGTCGACTGGAGCAGAAAACTTCTCCTGCAGATCGACGAGCTTGAGGACATCGGCAATCGTCTGGTCCCGCTGACGGCGCGGAACCTGGTAAGCGGCCGCATAAAAATGCAAATACTCCGCTGCCGAAAGGTCTTCATAGGCTCCAAAAAAGTCGGGCATGTATCCGATCATCCGACGGATCTGCATCGGGTTTTCAGGCACATTGATGCCCCCGATCGTCACCTTGCCTCGATTGGGTGCGATCAAAGTCGCGAGGACTTTGATCGTCGTGGACTTTCCGGCTCCATTGGGGCCAATGAACCCGAAGACCTCTCCACGAGGGATATCGAAGGTGACCCCTCGCACGGCTCGGGTGTTTCCATAGTGAACATGCAGATTGTCGATTTGAACAAAGCTCATGGTTCTGTACCGCGAATCAGACGCCGGTAGACGAAGTGCGTTTCAGGAGAAGTGCTGGCGACCACAATCAACAGCCATTGCTCGGGGTCCGAGCGATCAAGCAGCGCGAGATCTTCGAACTGCCCCGATCCACTTGGCGAGATTTGGGAGAATATCTGAAACAGGCCGCTTTGCGGAGAGGCGCCCACTTGGCGAGCAAGCACGGCGATGGCTTCGATCGACTGAGGAACCGCCGTCGATTCCAGCTTGCTGGCGCTGTAGATCTCGTCTTGATGCAGCAACAAGATCCGGCCGTCGGGAAGCACGCTTTGAATTTCATTCAGCAATCGCTGACGGATCACTTCATCTGATAATGCGGCAGGGTTGAACTCTTGCCAGTTGAGTTCGGGAATCTGTACCTCTGGATTCGACCCGATCGATGTCTGCCGCGTCAATTGGGGCTTCCACTGCTGCATTTTCCGGACGTGAGTGTAATTCAGCGGAACCCGTCCAATGTCAGTCGCAGGTGCCTCATTGATCAGGCTGGCGGAGGCTGCGGGAACACGACTGCTGAGATACGGATCCTCAATCTCTGCCGCTGAAGGCAGATGATTCTCCACCGGCACGGTCAGGATCTGCTTGAATTCCTCCTGCAGTTCTTTCTCTGTCGCTGTGAATGTCATCTCAAAGCGGGAAGCTTTGGCGCACTTTCCGACCTCAGTCAGATCGATGAAACTGATGGACGTCCGGTAATCCGCGGCGCCCATGTAAGACTGGGCAATCAACATCGTGACGAGTCCGGTGGCGATCGCCAGCGAAGGGAAGAGTACCCAGGTCCAGCGGCGCAATCCCAACCATGACAGCAGCAGATAGTCGCCTGGTCCAATCGCGAGCAGGCAAGCGACGAGGATCAAAGCGACGATATGAAAAGGAACCTGGGAAACCCGATTCGGCATTAGCAAAGACACCAGCTCTTGTTCATGACGGCGATCCGGCGCCAAGGGGTGAAAGAACGTATTCGCAATCATGTGATCGAAGTCGTCCGGGGCAACGAATGACCAGTGTCCCGCCGACAGGATCGACTCGCGCTGACTCTCTTTGATTCTCCATAATTCGAGACTGGCCGCTTTCCAGGCAGGCGAGTCGACATTGATCGGACGGAATGTGACAAGCGCCCGCCCCATCCCAGGAGACGTCAGCGACCACTCCTTGCCCTGGAGCGAACGCACCATACCGACGTCATCGAACTGCATTGTGGGTTCCACCGCAGAGGACAATGTCATGCGTTCGAGAAATGCTTGATGTCGGCGGGATTTCGCCGTCTTGCCGGCCACGCACAACGCTCCTCCCCCCTCGGTCCACTCGGCGAGAGCGTTGAGTTGTGCCTCGCTCAATGCAGCAAAACCTTCGGAGGTCACCAGCAGCAGATCGAAAGACATCAGCTCCAATGGCAGGAGTGGAACCTGACTCGGATCCAGCGGGACTCGTCGACAGGAAATGTGCCTCGCCCAATCGCGATCGGGAAGCGTCCGAGTCAGATCAAAGGGCTCTGCCCAGCTCAGTCGTTCCGTAGACGACGCCAGAAAATCGGACGTCTGGCCGGAACCGCCTTCGGGATGGATCAGCCCCAGCATGAGCACTCGTTTCCAGTCTGGCCAGTGCAGGGCGTTCTGAATTTCTTTGTAGGAGAACGTGCCTTGCTCCGTGATCAACGAGGCGACGATGTTCAAAGAGTCGCCTTCCATTCGCAGTAATACCGGCGGGATCTGCACCGGCAAGTCAATCTCACTCGCCGCCAGAACGACTTCGCGGCTGACCCAGGTATGAATCTTGGTTTCCTGCGCGTAAAATTCGAGTTGCAAACGACCTCTCAGAATGCGACTGGAGTCCCAGCCGAGCTGCACCCGAAGCTGCAGTGGAGCCTGACTGCGGAAGACGCCGAACTCTGGTGTGATTGAGAGATGAGGAAGCGGCTGATCCGCAGACAAGACGGCGGTCAGCCAGAAGACAAGAGACACGCCAGAGAGCGGAATCTTCGCGTCAAAGAGCCAGTACTTTAAGATCTCCCCAAATTGCCCCCAGGCGACTGCCAGGCTGCTTCCCCGCAGGCTGGCCGAGATCGCGCGTCGTAATCGCTCTGGATTGAGAATAAGGGGCGTACTCGTTGACATCCTCTCTCCGACGACCAGCAGTGAGGCAGGGAGCATTCACTCGATGAATGATACGGATCAAATCGTAGCATTGTTGGAAGCAAAAGTGATTGATCACATCCGCCGTCTACTTTTCAGTCGCGGAAGAGTCGTTCTCCGGTGAAACAACTGCGTTTCTCAATGTGGACCTGAGTTCGCCTCGACTGTAGAAGAGAAGAGGGTTGCGGACGTACGATCATTAAGGCACGCGGACAGTCTGGATGGAAGAGGGAACAGTGATCGCGGAAGTCTTCGAAAAGCTATTCCTGGATGGTCAGTTGATCGTGCCTTCGGAAGTGATTCCTACCCAGCAGCACATTCGCGATGCAGTTGCCAGTCTGCTGAGGCTCGAACAAGATTACCGGGAACATCTTCCAGGTCGGCCGCCAGCACCCAACCCGCAGGCGATGGAATGGAGCGTTCGCCAGTTCTACAGCTTTTCCCAACTGATTGCTTTCCGGCATCTGGAGTCATCCTCCGCGACGCGGTTGGAGCTTGATGCTCCTTTCACGCCGGATCCAGAGAACTGCTATGCCGTCGATCTGCTCTTTCGATTCCTTCCAGATCTGGCCCGTATGACCAGATCGATGGGCCGTGCGCCATTACAAGCTGCGTTGACGAAGTGGGGCAACGACTGGCCGCTCTCCTCCGTCGGGATGGCGGATCTCACCCCTCGGAGCGTGGAGGGATTTTTCTCGCATCCCGGGTTGCGGAACCTGTATGTGGACCGCATTATCGAAACCCAGGATGTCTCGCGTTTGGCCGATGCAGGCGCGCGCGAGGCGGTCCGGGCGGCGCTGGGACTGCATCAAAATCTGGCTCCGCAGCTGGCAGGCATGCTTCAGGACGAGTTCACAGGGTAGTCATGACAGAATCTCAATCAGCCCTCGCAACTGCCGCAGCGGAAGAAGTTGTTCAGGACCAGGTGCGTCGGCTGACCGAAGAGGTCTTGAATTCGATGAAATCGGCCTTCGTCGGCAAGGACGAAATCATCGATGTTCTCGGCGTCTGCCTGATCGCCGGTGAAAACATGTTTCTCATGGGACCGCCGGGGACTGCAAAAAGCGCTCTCGTCCATGAACTCGCAGCGCGTCTCCACGGACGCTCGTTCGACTACCTGCTGACCCGTTTTACCGAACCGAACGAATTGTTCGGTCCATTCGATATTCGGCGACTCCGCGACGGAGAACTGGTCACGAACAAAGAGGGGATGCTGCCGGAAGCGGATCTCGTCTTTCTCGACGAATTGCTCAACGCCAACAGCGCTGTACTGAACAGCCTGCTGATGGTGCTGAACGAACGGGTCTTCCGACGAGGCCGGGAAACGATTCAACTCCCGATGCTGATTGCCATCGGCGCCAGCAATCATCTACCTGAAGACGAAACACTCCAGGCATTGTTCGATCGGTTCCTGCTGCGCGTCCCTTGCCGCAATGTCGCGCAGGAGCAACTGCAGGATGTGCTGATGGCCGGCTGGTCGCTGGACGCAAAGAAGCGGCGACCACAACAAGAGCATTCGCGAATCAGCGTGGAAGACATTCGGGCTCTGCAGGGATTGGCAGGCGAGGTCGATCTCGCGGGCGTCCGCCGCCCTTATGTCGAACTGATCCAGCGACTGCGTCATGCTGGTGCTCCCATTTCAGATCGACGGGCGGTCAAACTGCAGCGGCTGATGGCCGCGAGCGCACTCATCTGCGGGCGGACCGCTGCCGTCCCTTCGGATTTGTGGGTGTTGCGGTACACCTGGGATTCGGAAGAACAACAGGAAATCCTATCCTCATTGGTGCAGGACGCCATTCAGCGCTGCGGAGTGAGCGAGCAATCCCATCCCCGAGTGAACTCGAATTCCGCTCCTGACCCGGAAGCGATTGCCCGTGATCTGGAACGTATCGAAGCCCGGTTGACGGAAGGAGTCCGCGATTCCGATAAGGCTTATGCCCGCGATCAGCTCGGCGTACTGGCAGGCCGTTGCGAATGGATCTCGTCGACGCAGTCGCGGGAATTCCTGACAGGCCGAGTTCGCAAATTGCTCGAACAACTCAGGGATGCACTATGACAGGCCCCTGGGCATGCCGCCTGCCGGTTTCTGCTGCAAGTTCGGTTGGCGGACTGCGGGGACGATTCGTCGGCATCCGAGCCGGCGAAGAAGATACTTCGCTCTGGTTGCACGGCGAGGAACTCTCCGTAGACCTGCATCAGGCCTTGCGGGCGTTGCCGGATGCAGAACTCTTCTCAGTCTTGCCAGACCGCCAGTTGTTACGGCTAGGCCAACTGGTCCCGCAAGGGCGTGTTCCCGCTTTACACTGGCAGCCGCTTCAGGAATACATCCGTCCAACGTTGCCGTCGCCCGGTCTGGCCGGACGCCTGAATGAACGAATTGTTTTGTCGCTTGTTCGAAGCAGCTGCGAGGCTGAGCCGAATCTTCTACTGCTGCCGTTTTCAGAGTTCGCACTCTGGTGTGAAACTGCCCCCGAGTTTCGACTCAAGCCGCTGCGGTTCGCCGTCCGTGACGACGGTCTGACCATCGTTCAAGGTCATCCATTGCCGCCGTTGCCGGGAACGCGCTGGGTCGCAGAGCAAGGTGTCGCCGTCGCCGCAGGTCTCCGCTGGGAACCGTCGGTCAAAGCCGAGCTGCTTGTAGACATGTGGGAACTCGAACCCGGTGATGTCTGTCTCTGGTTTGAGGAAGGAAGCGTCGAGTGCATTCCCGGCGAGCAGTTCGTGGCCTGTCAACGATCGGCGATCAGAGCCACACGGGATGAACTGATGAGTTCGGAGGCAAAACGATGAGCGAAGTGCTGACACGCGCTCAGCGGTATCTGCAGCCTGCGGACTCGTCATTCTGGCGTTGGTCGGAGGATGGGTCCGCCGCGGAATGGATCGACGGGCCGACGATCGCCATTCGTGAAGAAGTGGTCGCTTTGCTCGAACAGCTGGCGTCCAAAGGCCTGCCGAGCCTCGACTCCTTGCTTCTGCTGCTGGCGGTCTGCCGTGAATCCTGGTCGACCGATCCGAGTCGCCTTGAGGTGTTGAAGGACGTTCTCACGCGCAATCCGCGGCGTAAAAGTCTCACGGCGCCACTCGAAACGATGCTGAATGCGATTCCGGTCATGCCTCCGGTCGTACAGAAGTCCGTTGCCGTCAAAGCAGAGTTGGCTGGAATCGTTCTCGATGAACCATCACTGCGAACGTCGCCTCAGATTGCCAGAGACATCCTCGACGAACTGAAATCCGGCTGCCTGCAGGAAACGATCGGCGGCAGCACGGACATCATCAAACCGGCTGGGCAATGGGCTGCGGAACTACGGGCATTGTGTCAGGGATTGAATCGACTCCGGACCAGCTCCCTGATGTTGCGACTCGCCACCGGACTCGATGATCTCCCGGCCGCAGCACCGATCGAACTGGATGAATTCAAGCCGCTCCGGCCAGCAGGCTTCGCCGAATTACTGACCGAGATGGAACAGGATGCGGATCTGAAGGGGCTCGCCCGACTGACTCGCACGTTGATGGGAATCGTCTCGATTCCCCGTCCGGTCGGGGAGCAGGAGGAACTGCCGCTGGGGGGCGTCTCCGACATTGCCAATCGCGGCCGTCTCGATCAGTTGTTGTTGAGTGAACTCGCCCATGATGACGATGTCCTCATCACCCGTATCGCTCTACGCGAAGCACTGTATCTGAGACGGGAAATGCCGCCTGATCGCCCCACTCGAGAACGGGTGCTGCTACTCGATTCGGGGTTGAGGATGTGGGGGCTGCCCCGCATCTTCGCAACCGGCGTGGCATTGGCCTTCGCTGCCATGAGCAAGACGCGCGTGCGGGTCTACCGGGCCGCAGGCGAAGAGATCGTGCCAGTCGATTTGAGTTCAAAACAAGGGCTGAGCACACATCTTGAAGCCCTCGACCCCGCCATGCATCCTGGTCAGGCGCTGCCGGAGTTCCAGCAGCAGAACCAACTCGATGAAACGGATGTCATTCTGGTGACGCATCTCGATTCTCTCGGGGATGCGGAGTTTTTGCGCTGCCTGGATGAATCGGAGCTTTCGCCGCTGTACTGCGTCGGCGTGAACCGTCATGGACAAATGCGGGTCGTGCAGCGCTCTCGACTTGGAGAACGGCTGCTCCGAGAAACCGTGCTGGATCTCAAGGATCTTCTTCCAACAGTGCCGCATGTCCCACCGCTCTACGATCCCGAGGCCGACTCGAAGCTGCCGGCCATCCTACGGCTCAAGCGATTTCCGCTGCGAATGCCGCATGCGTATGACGGGAAGAATTTTGTCTCACTGAGGTCCGGTACAGACAAACCCAAGCGATTGCTGACGATTTCGCATGACGGCCGCCTGATGTACTGGGATCGCCCTGACTATGGCGCCCGCATGCTTTCAGATCGAATTCCCAAAGGGAATTTGATCTCGTTTGAACAGGACGACGAAGTTGTCCGCATGGTCGTCGGCTCGCTCGGGACCGGACGGCTCTGGCTGATCTGGGCCGATCTTCAGAAGCTGGAGTGCCGCGTCGTTCCCTTGGAGAATGCTCAACACCAAACGGACGACGTCGTGCTACACGCGGGATCGATTCTGGTGATCCGCAAAGACGCGGTCGATCTCTGTCACGCCACTGATGGCCGTCTTCGAAATCGACTGCAGATTTCCGGTCGGAAACGACTTTCCGAACGATTCTTCATCGGTCCCGACGGACTCTTCGCCTTGTCGCACGATGGCGTCTCTGGCCGTTTCGAATGTCTGCTCAAGCACAACCAAATCCCCAAGGATCGCAAGATTCTGCATGCCTTTGATTCGGCGTATTGCAACTCGCCTGTCGTCGTCTTCGACGACGGGAGTCTGCAGATTCCGCCCGCAGCGGTGCAGCATGTCAATCATGGTCATCAGGGAAGTCGGTTCACGTTTGGAAGACTTGCCCGAGACGGGAGTGAGTTCTGCCTGCGGGCATCTGGCGAATTGAAGTTTTTTACCATCTCATTGCGAATAATGTCGTCCATTGGCGGATATCAATTTACCGAAGATAAGACCCGTCAGATTCCCTCGATTCGGCAACTCAGAGTCAGGTTTAGCACGCTCAGCATCATTGATTCTCAATTGGTCCTGCTTTCCTCGCGCGGTCAGAGTTTGCGACTCATCCACAATCCGATTCGGAATGAGCTTGAGCTCAGAGAGTTCGATCCCAAAACTGGCAATTG contains:
- a CDS encoding ABC transporter ATP-binding protein; the protein is MSFVQIDNLHVHYGNTRAVRGVTFDIPRGEVFGFIGPNGAGKSTTIKVLATLIAPNRGKVTIGGINVPENPMQIRRMIGYMPDFFGAYEDLSAAEYLHFYAAAYQVPRRQRDQTIADVLKLVDLQEKFSAPVDSLSRGMKQRLSLARVLLHDPDLLLLDEPASGLDPRARIEIRELLKALKEMGKTIVISSHILHELAQFCTRIGIIEAGKMVTEGSLQDIYRNLGLLQMVHVQVLNLTDDLVKQIELIRGLASVERQTDRLAIRLRAEELEAEDLLDAMYRLGCRIRMFQPEAMDMETAFMKLTEGKTA
- a CDS encoding AAA family ATPase → MTESQSALATAAAEEVVQDQVRRLTEEVLNSMKSAFVGKDEIIDVLGVCLIAGENMFLMGPPGTAKSALVHELAARLHGRSFDYLLTRFTEPNELFGPFDIRRLRDGELVTNKEGMLPEADLVFLDELLNANSAVLNSLLMVLNERVFRRGRETIQLPMLIAIGASNHLPEDETLQALFDRFLLRVPCRNVAQEQLQDVLMAGWSLDAKKRRPQQEHSRISVEDIRALQGLAGEVDLAGVRRPYVELIQRLRHAGAPISDRRAVKLQRLMAASALICGRTAAVPSDLWVLRYTWDSEEQQEILSSLVQDAIQRCGVSEQSHPRVNSNSAPDPEAIARDLERIEARLTEGVRDSDKAYARDQLGVLAGRCEWISSTQSREFLTGRVRKLLEQLRDAL